From the Lolium rigidum isolate FL_2022 chromosome 2, APGP_CSIRO_Lrig_0.1, whole genome shotgun sequence genome, one window contains:
- the LOC124686423 gene encoding uncharacterized protein LOC124686423 — protein MLRLRSCLLTHLLSSHPAASPLHRLLSAAASPSSAFAVEQYLVDTCRLTRAQALKASTKLSHVKSPTNPDAVLAHLAGLGLSSADIAALVDKDPKFLCAGVERNLAPTVVDLTGLGLSRSQIACLVSLAPAKIRRRSVVSRTHYYLSFFGSSETFLQAIKRCPQLLSADLENAVKPNVAFLHECGLGACDVSKTCLARPRMLLTNPDRLKGMVACAESLGVPRGSGMFRLLLRSGGLLSEENFAARMENLKNTFRWSDAELITAVSKNPMVLKRSKETLESSSKLLISEIGLEPAYIARRPSLLNYSLEGRIRPRYHVLKFLKGNGLLDRDRDYYSAFKVTDKVFVDKYICPHSEVAPHLVEDYAAACRGEVPTNFRFA, from the coding sequence ATGCTCCgcctgcgaagctgcctcctcacCCATCTCCTCTCTTCTCACCCAGCCGCCTCCCCTCTCCACCGACTACTCTCAGCGGCTGCCTCCCCAAGCTCCGCGTTCGCCGTCGAGCAGTACCTCGTCGACACCTGCCGCCTTACCCGGGCGCAAGCCCTCAAGGCCTCCACAAAGCTCTCCCACGTCAAGTCCCCCACCAATCCCGACGCTGTCCTCGCGCACCTCGCCGGCCTCGGCCTCTCCAGCGCCGACATCGCCGCCCTCGTCGACAAGGACCCCAAGTTCCTCTGCGCCGGCGTGGAAAGGAACCTGGCACCCACCGTCGTCGACCTCACCGGCCTCGGTCTGTCCCGTTCCCAGATCGCCTGCCTCGTCTCGCTCGCCCCCGCCAAAATCCGCCGCAGATCCGTCGTTTCCAGGACGCACTACTACCTCTCCTTCTTCGGCTCCTCCGAGACCTTCCTCCAGGCGATCAAGCGCTGCCCTCAACTCCTCTCGGCCGACCTCGAGAATGCAGTGAAGCCCAATGTCGCGTTCCTGCACGAGTGCGGGCTAGGTGCTTGCGATGTTTCCAAGACGTGTCTCGCTAGGCCGAGGATGCTCCTCACCAACCCGGACCGTCTCAAGGGCATGGTGGCGTGTGCCGAAAGTCTCGGCGTGCCGCGTGGCTCTGGAATGTTCAGGCTCCTGCTCCGTAGTGGCGGGCTTCTGAGCGAGGAGAATTTCGCAGCCAGAATGGAGAATTTGAAGAACACCTTCAGGTGGTCGGATGCTGAGCTCATCACCGCCGTGTCCAAGAATCCGATGGTGCTCAAGAGGTCTAAGGAGACGCTGGAGAGCAGCTCGAAGCTGCTCATCTCTGAGATCGGGTTGGAACCGGCATACATCGCTCGTCGCCCGTCATTGCTCAATTACAGCCTGGAGGGCCGGATCAGACCCCGGTACCACGTTTTGAAGTTTCTTAAGGGAAACGGGTTGCTAGATCGTGACCGGGACTACTATTCCGCATTCAAGGTGACCGACAAGGTATTCGTGGACAAGTACATATGCCCTCACAGTGAAGTTGCGCCGCACCTTGTTGAAGACTATGCCGCCGCTTGCAGAGGGGAAGTGCCAACTAATTTCAGATTTGCTTGA